Proteins encoded within one genomic window of Tamandua tetradactyla isolate mTamTet1 chromosome 11, mTamTet1.pri, whole genome shotgun sequence:
- the FZR1 gene encoding fizzy-related protein homolog isoform X1, with product MDQDYERRLLRQIVIQNENTMPCVAEMRRTLTPASSPVSSPSKHGDRFIPSRAGANWSVNFHRINENEKSPSQNRKAKDATSDNGKDGLAYSALLKNELLGAGIEKVQDPQTEDRRLQPSTPEKKSLFTYSLSTKRSSPDDGNEVSPYSLSPVSNKSQKLLRSPRKPTRKISKIPFKVLDAPELQDDFYLNLVDWSSLNVLSVGLGTCVYLWSACTSQVTRLCDLSVEGDSVTSVGWSERGNLVAVGTHKGFVQIWDAAAGKKLSMLEGHTARVGALAWNADQLSSGSRDRTILQRDIRSPPLQSERRLQGHRQEVCGLKWSTDHQLLASGGNDNKLLVWNHSSVSPVQQYTEHLAAVKAIAWSPHQHGLLASGGGTADRCIRFWNTLTGQPLQCIDTGSQVCNLAWSKHANELVSTHGYSQNQILVWKYPSLTQVAKLTGHSYRVLYLAMSPDGEAIVTGAGDETLRFWNVFSKTRSTKESVSVLNLFTRIR from the exons ATGGACCAGGACTACGAGAGGCGCCTCCTCCGGCAGATCGTCATCCAGAATGAGAACACAATGCCCTGT GTCGCGGAGATGCGGCGGACCCTGACGCCCGCCAGCTCCCCCGTGTCCTCTCCCAGCAAGCACGGGGACCGCTTCATCCCCTCCAGGGCCGGAGCCAATTGGAGTGTGAACTTCCACAGGATCAAT GAGAATGAAAAATCCCCCAGCCAGAATCGGAAAGCGAAGGATGCCACCTCAGACAACGGCAAAG ACGGCCTTGCCTACTCAGCCCTGCTGAAGAACGAGCTGCTGGGGGCCGGCATCGAGAAGGTGCAGGACCCGCAGACGGAAGACCGGCGGCTCCAGCCCTCCACACCCGAGAAGAAGAGCCTCTTCACT TATTCCCTCAGCACCAAGCGCTCGAGCCCCGACGATGGCAATGAAGTGTCCCCGTACTCCTTGTCCCCCGTCAGCAACAAGAG TCAGAAGTTGCTAAGGTCTCCACGGAAACCCACGCGGAAAATCTCCAAAATCCCCTTCAAGGTCCTGGACGCCCCTGAGCTCCAGGATGACTTCTACCTGAACCTGGTGGACTGGTCGTCTCTGAACGTGCTCAGTGTGGGGCTGGGCACCTGCGTGTACCTGTGGAGCGCCTGCACCAGCCAG GTGACCCGGCTCTGTGACCTATCCGTTGAAGGGGACTCTGTGACCTCCGTGGGCTGGTCTGAGCGG GGGAACCTGGTGGCGGTTGGCACACACAAGGGTTTCGTGCAGATCTGGGATGCGGCGGCGGGGAAGAAGTTGTCCATGCTAGAAGGGCACACGGCGCGTGTTG GGGCTCTGGCCTGGAACGCCGACCAGCTGTCATCAGGGAGCCGCGACCGCACCATCCTGCAGAGGGACATCCGCAGCCCGCCCCTGCAGTCAGAGCGGCGGCTGCAGGGCCACCGGCAGGAGGTGTGCGGGCTCAAGTGGTCCACGGACCACCAGCTGCTGGCCTCAGGGGGCAACGACAACAAG CTGCTCGTCTGGAACCATTCGAGTGTGAGCCCCGTGCAGCAGTACACGGAGCACCTGGCGGCCGTGAAGGCCATCGCCTGGTCCCCGCACCAGCACGGCCTGCTGGCGTCTGGCGGGGGCACAGCCGACCGCTGCATCCGCTTTTGGAACACGCTCACTGGGCAGCCCCTGCAGTGCATCGATACCGGCTCCCAAGTGTGCAACCTGGCCTGGTCCAAGCATGCAAATGAGTTG gtgaGCACACATGGCTACTCGCAGAACCAGATCCTGGTCTGGAAATACCCGTCCCTGACCCAGGTGGCCAAGCTGACTGGGCACTCATACCGCGTCCTCTACCTG GCCATGTCCCCTGATGGAGAGGCCATCGTGACGGGTGCTGGAGACGAGACCCTGAGGTTTTGGAACGTCTTTAGCAAAACCCGTTCAACAAAG GAATCTGTGTCTGTCCTCAACCTCTTTACCAGGATACGGTAA
- the FZR1 gene encoding fizzy-related protein homolog isoform X2 encodes MDQDYERRLLRQIVIQNENTMPCVAEMRRTLTPASSPVSSPSKHGDRFIPSRAGANWSVNFHRINENEKSPSQNRKAKDATSDNGKDGLAYSALLKNELLGAGIEKVQDPQTEDRRLQPSTPEKKSLFTYSLSTKRSSPDDGNEVSPYSLSPVSNKSQKLLRSPRKPTRKISKIPFKVLDAPELQDDFYLNLVDWSSLNVLSVGLGTCVYLWSACTSQVTRLCDLSVEGDSVTSVGWSERIWDAAAGKKLSMLEGHTARVGALAWNADQLSSGSRDRTILQRDIRSPPLQSERRLQGHRQEVCGLKWSTDHQLLASGGNDNKLLVWNHSSVSPVQQYTEHLAAVKAIAWSPHQHGLLASGGGTADRCIRFWNTLTGQPLQCIDTGSQVCNLAWSKHANELVSTHGYSQNQILVWKYPSLTQVAKLTGHSYRVLYLAMSPDGEAIVTGAGDETLRFWNVFSKTRSTKESVSVLNLFTRIR; translated from the exons ATGGACCAGGACTACGAGAGGCGCCTCCTCCGGCAGATCGTCATCCAGAATGAGAACACAATGCCCTGT GTCGCGGAGATGCGGCGGACCCTGACGCCCGCCAGCTCCCCCGTGTCCTCTCCCAGCAAGCACGGGGACCGCTTCATCCCCTCCAGGGCCGGAGCCAATTGGAGTGTGAACTTCCACAGGATCAAT GAGAATGAAAAATCCCCCAGCCAGAATCGGAAAGCGAAGGATGCCACCTCAGACAACGGCAAAG ACGGCCTTGCCTACTCAGCCCTGCTGAAGAACGAGCTGCTGGGGGCCGGCATCGAGAAGGTGCAGGACCCGCAGACGGAAGACCGGCGGCTCCAGCCCTCCACACCCGAGAAGAAGAGCCTCTTCACT TATTCCCTCAGCACCAAGCGCTCGAGCCCCGACGATGGCAATGAAGTGTCCCCGTACTCCTTGTCCCCCGTCAGCAACAAGAG TCAGAAGTTGCTAAGGTCTCCACGGAAACCCACGCGGAAAATCTCCAAAATCCCCTTCAAGGTCCTGGACGCCCCTGAGCTCCAGGATGACTTCTACCTGAACCTGGTGGACTGGTCGTCTCTGAACGTGCTCAGTGTGGGGCTGGGCACCTGCGTGTACCTGTGGAGCGCCTGCACCAGCCAG GTGACCCGGCTCTGTGACCTATCCGTTGAAGGGGACTCTGTGACCTCCGTGGGCTGGTCTGAGCGG ATCTGGGATGCGGCGGCGGGGAAGAAGTTGTCCATGCTAGAAGGGCACACGGCGCGTGTTG GGGCTCTGGCCTGGAACGCCGACCAGCTGTCATCAGGGAGCCGCGACCGCACCATCCTGCAGAGGGACATCCGCAGCCCGCCCCTGCAGTCAGAGCGGCGGCTGCAGGGCCACCGGCAGGAGGTGTGCGGGCTCAAGTGGTCCACGGACCACCAGCTGCTGGCCTCAGGGGGCAACGACAACAAG CTGCTCGTCTGGAACCATTCGAGTGTGAGCCCCGTGCAGCAGTACACGGAGCACCTGGCGGCCGTGAAGGCCATCGCCTGGTCCCCGCACCAGCACGGCCTGCTGGCGTCTGGCGGGGGCACAGCCGACCGCTGCATCCGCTTTTGGAACACGCTCACTGGGCAGCCCCTGCAGTGCATCGATACCGGCTCCCAAGTGTGCAACCTGGCCTGGTCCAAGCATGCAAATGAGTTG gtgaGCACACATGGCTACTCGCAGAACCAGATCCTGGTCTGGAAATACCCGTCCCTGACCCAGGTGGCCAAGCTGACTGGGCACTCATACCGCGTCCTCTACCTG GCCATGTCCCCTGATGGAGAGGCCATCGTGACGGGTGCTGGAGACGAGACCCTGAGGTTTTGGAACGTCTTTAGCAAAACCCGTTCAACAAAG GAATCTGTGTCTGTCCTCAACCTCTTTACCAGGATACGGTAA